DNA from Acidobacteriota bacterium:
GCGGTCGACATGCTGGCCGCGATGATGCCCAGCAGCACCGCGCCTCCGATCAGCAGCGGCAGGTCGGTCAGCGCCAGGTCGACGAGCAGGGAGGAGCCCGCGTCGCGGCCGAAGTAGTGGGCGGACAGGCCGATCAGCGAAACCGTCAGGCCGACGACCAGGGTCAGCCCGCCGGCGAGGTAGCAGCCGCGCTTCGCCGACCGGCCCGAATCGGCCGAGATCATCCGCTGGATGAAGTCGATGGCGACGATGTCGCCCAGCGCCAGCGACCCCAGCGCCGCCCAGTTGACGAGGGCGCCGCTCTCCCGCGAGAAGAGGCCCGCGAAGCTCATCGCGCCTTCGGGAGCGGAGCTCAGCAGCGTGCCCCAGCCGTGGCTGCCGCCGAGCCAGACGAAGGCGACGACAATGCTCACGATGAAGATCGAAACCTGGAGCACACTGGTCGCGATCGTGGCGTAGAGACCGCCCGATACGGCGTAGGCGAGGATGCAGAGCGCGACGGCAACCAGCATGGCGAGGTAGGGCGCTCCAAAGACGAGTTCGAACAGCAGGCCGAGGCCCGCCAGGTTGCCCGCGACCAGGACGACGTTGCTCAGCAGCATCAGGCACGCGGCCAGGGTCTCGGTCGGGACGCTGTAGCGACGCCGGTAGAAGTCGGCCAGGGTCATCAGCCGCATGCGGTGCAGCGGCTCGGCGAACCATGTACCGGCGATGAACAGGCACAGGGCGAGCCCGACCGGAATCACGGCGCCGGCCCAGAACCCGCCCGAGTGGACGAGCGACGCGTTGCCCACCGAACCGTTCGCGTCGAACGCCTGGGCGCAGAGGGTGATGCCGACGACGCCGACCGGCATCGCGTTGCCGGCGACGTAGTAGTTCGTCGCGCGGCCGCGGATCTTCGCGTAGGTGCGGACGCCGATGAACAGCGTGAGGGCGACGAAGAGGAGAACGGCGATGCCGATCGCTGACACGGCGGCAGTGTAGTGCTCGAGGCGGTCTCGGGCTCGCCGCTACGCGGAATCGCGCAGATGCCGGCCAGAGGGCCGGCGCCGACACGGCGGACGAGCGCGGCTATAGTGCCGAACGGTGATTCCAAACGGCGCCAACCGGATGCCGGCGCTGGTCGCGCTCGCGGCGGCGCTCGCGGCGTGCGGGGTCCCGGCCGGCGAAGAGGGTGCCGGAGGGCCGACCGGTCCGACGGAGCCCATCGACCTCGAAGTCGTCGCCGAACTCCGCGACGAGGGCTTCAACCGCTCCCAGGTCATGGACTTCGCACATGTCCTGACGGACCTCTACGGTCCCAGGTACGCGAATTCGCCTTCCTACGACAGCGCCGCCTCCTGGGCCCGGGACACCTTGGAGGGGTTCGGTCTCGAAGCCGCCCTCGAACCGTGGGGCGAGTTCGGTTACGCCTGGGAGAACCGCCACACCTCGGTTCACATCACGGCGCCGCAGTACCAGCCGGTCATCGGCTACGCGCAGCCCGGCACCCGGAGCACAGACGGCAAGGTGGCCGGTCCCGTCGCCGCGGTCGACCTTGCCGCCATCCGGACGCGGGACGATCTGGAAGCCCTGGGGACACTGATCCAGACGTCGATCCTGCTCATCTCGCCCGAGCGGGAGTTGGTTCCCAACTTCTCGCCGCAGGCGGTCCGGCTCTCCGACGAGGAACTCAGCGGCATGGCCCGCCTCGAGATCGACCCACGGAACAATCCCAGCCAGTCCACGGACGACGACGAGGCCGACCCCGAGCTGACGCGCCACGACATCGAGACGTTCCTGGAGCAGCAGGGCGTTGCCGTCCTGGTCGAGATCGGCTCCACCAACGTCGGACCGATGGACAAGGGAATCGTCCACGTCTCGGGCGACGGCCCCCTGCCGCTGGACGAACCGGTGCCGATGCCCCGCGTCGTGGTCGCGCCCGAGCACTACAACCGGATGATGAGGCTGCTGGCCGCCGGAACGCCGGTCGAGATGGAGATCGAAGTCCGCAACGTCCTCAGCGACGACGATCCGCTCGACTACAACGTGATCGCCGACCTGCCTGGCGGCGACCTGGCCCACGAGGTCGTGATGATCGGCGGCCACCTGGACGCGGAGCCGGCCGGCACCGGCGCCACCGACAACGCCGCCGGCAGCGCGATCGTGATGGAAGCGATGCGGCTCCTGCAGGCGACCGGCCTCGAGCCGCGGCGGACCATCCGCGCCGCGCTCTGGGGCGCCGAGGAGGCCGGCCTGCTCGGCTCCCGGGCCTACGTCCGCGAGCACTTCGGCGACCCGGCGTCACCGGAGAAGCCGGACGCCCACGCGAACCTCTCCGTCTACTTCAACGTCGACTGGTACGGCCGCTTCCGCGGCATGTACCTGCAGGGCAACGACGAGTCGCGGCCGATCTTCGAGGCCTGGATGGAGCCGTTCCACGACGTGGGCATGTCCTGGATCGTGCCCGGCAACACCGGCGGCACGGACCACATGGCCTTCCTCGAAGCGGGCCTGCAGGGCTTCCAGTTCATCCAGGACGATCTCGAGTTCTTCAACGCCACCTTCCACACGAACATGGACGTCTACGACCGGCTGATCGCCGACGACCTCAGGCAGGCCTCGGTCGTCCTCGCCAGCTTCGCCTACCATGCGGCCATGAGGGACGAACTCTTCCCGCGCACCGACGGCCTCGCGAACGGGCGGCGCTGGCACAAGTAGCCGCGGGATCGACCGGAGGCAGGACCGCTCATGGAGTACCGCACCCTGGGACGGACCGGCGTCAAGGTCGCCCCGCTCTGTTTCGGCAGCGACAACTTCGCCGATCCGACGCCCGAGCCGGAATGCGTACGGATGCTGGAAACCGCGATGGACGCCGGCATCAACCTGATCGACACCGGCGAGGTCTACGCTGAGGGCGAGGGCGAGCGGATCATCGGCCGGGCGCTCAAAGCGAACGGCCGCCGCCACGAGCTGCTGATCGCCACCAAGGTCGATCACGGCCGCCGGGTCGTAGGCGAGAGCGTCGTGGACTACACCAGCAGCATCGGCCCCAACGAGTACGGCCACTCGCGGATCAACCTGATCCGCGCCTGCGAGGGCTCGCTCCGAAGGCTGCAGACCGACTACATCGACCTCTATC
Protein-coding regions in this window:
- a CDS encoding M20/M25/M40 family metallo-hydrolase is translated as MIPNGANRMPALVALAAALAACGVPAGEEGAGGPTGPTEPIDLEVVAELRDEGFNRSQVMDFAHVLTDLYGPRYANSPSYDSAASWARDTLEGFGLEAALEPWGEFGYAWENRHTSVHITAPQYQPVIGYAQPGTRSTDGKVAGPVAAVDLAAIRTRDDLEALGTLIQTSILLISPERELVPNFSPQAVRLSDEELSGMARLEIDPRNNPSQSTDDDEADPELTRHDIETFLEQQGVAVLVEIGSTNVGPMDKGIVHVSGDGPLPLDEPVPMPRVVVAPEHYNRMMRLLAAGTPVEMEIEVRNVLSDDDPLDYNVIADLPGGDLAHEVVMIGGHLDAEPAGTGATDNAAGSAIVMEAMRLLQATGLEPRRTIRAALWGAEEAGLLGSRAYVREHFGDPASPEKPDAHANLSVYFNVDWYGRFRGMYLQGNDESRPIFEAWMEPFHDVGMSWIVPGNTGGTDHMAFLEAGLQGFQFIQDDLEFFNATFHTNMDVYDRLIADDLRQASVVLASFAYHAAMRDELFPRTDGLANGRRWHK